The nucleotide window TCAATTTCCTATCAGACTCATTGGGGACATAGTGGAACAACTCAAACAGTTAAATGATATGCCATTCACAAACAGCGATGTATGTGTTGTTTCATACCCCAAATCTGGTTTGTAACTTGATATGTTGCTTTACAGTACATTAAGGGTTTCGATTTGTAGTTTTAGTCAGTCCAAGAATTACAAATATGATTTGAAACaaggaaaacaaacaaaatatttgcatatttCTGTCCTGGTGGTTTAGTTTCGTTGATTTTGTGATATTACAAAAAGtgtattgatttatatattacacacaagaaatacaatgtcagtttaatATATTATGTTGAATTTCCCAAATAAAACGAGACCACCAGACTgcttcctctctctttctctctctttctctaaagagagagagagagagagagagagagagagagagagagagagagagagagagagagagatcacatTGAAACCTGGCTATATGACAGAAATAGTTCTCATACTCAGACATACTCGGTGTATAAAGTTAATGAAAAGGTATGACAATGATATCTAATGGTGAATTTCATCTCTGAAGGGACAAATTGGTGCTATGAAGTGGTGGGCATGTTACGAAATAAATCTTCGGAGTATCACGACAAGATGCCCCCACTCTTAGAAATGTTCCCCATAGAAAAACTCAAGCAAGTGCCCGATGGTATTTATGCGTCCCATTTGACACCCCGACACATGCCAAAAGATTTCATGGCCAAGAAATGTAAAATTATCCACATCTACCGAAATCCAAAAGACGTCTGTGTGTccttttttaatttcatcaagAAGACAAAAGCTGGAGAGTTGATGAAAGACATGGAATTTGACGTCTTCTTCGATATGTACATCACTGGACAACGTaagataacaaaatatttacatttccaatttcTTTCCTTCAATATATTTGCCAGTTGTTGTGATAGCTATTTCCCCATTAATACAATGCAGTTCTGAATAATACGGGCATGAATCTTGATGAAAATAGTACGTCTATTTACGTCTATTTGAACGGCTGTGAATTTCCGAAAGAAATTAGAATCgttaatataagaaataaattttatttttcaaaaagaaatgcAGCCCTTCACGTCAggatacttttcatgaagcgtgGCAGTTCATGTCGTTACgaaatttcaaaactgaaaGTAATTTATTTCTCAAATATAGAACGCTCCATGGTTCAAAGTGTATTGGAGATTTTCATTTGGGTTTCCAATCTAACCTCACAACGATCGTGATAATGCTTtcgaaaattttgttttcagtagCAAAAtcgtttttttttactttgatatTGTACATTCATAGTTtattaatgatatattgtattgcACAATAAGTCATTATTATAAGATGGATGTGAACGGTAATCGGGAGATGCTTAATCCGCCTAACCACCTCATCCCATCTCTAGTACGTCCAAAGACTcctgtttgtcctactcttaatttttgtatcctttatggaatttatgagattgatcattgttcgttatattctCTGTTTCATACAAGTTTACTTTATGGTCAAATCTGCAATAAGCATGCATATCGTAAACATATATTATCAAACATCAAAATATCACAGAAAATTTACATCTACATAAGAACTACCTTAACAGAGACCATGAACTTAAGATTCGTGTTTAAATTTCAGTTTCGAGAGGTTCTTGGGCAGGATATGTAAAAGAATGGACAAATTTCCAGGAAGAGAATCCATCATACCCTCTCTTAAATCTCTGCTACGAAGACATGAAGAAGGTAACAAATTATCATTCGTGCAATCACAATTAGAACGGCATTTCAGGCCACGTACACACGAGGCTTTTTGTAGATTTCCTTCGGAGCGCTACGTGGTCCTAAACAATAGGTTAACTTCCTGATTTTATCACGTGTAATAACTTTTCAAAAGAACTGATGACAAATTTGATAGTTCATCaatgtacattttctttttaattgacTGTCTTTCCTTGAAGGACCTTAAGGCACACGTAAATAAGGTTGCTGACTTCCTGGAGCTCGACACAAGTGATGAACTGATCAGTGAAATTGCGAATAAGTGTGAGTTTAAGGCAATGTCGGCTTATAAAAACAGCAACGTACCCGCGTCTTTGAGCATGATGACTGATGTGAAAGACAAACATATACTGTACAGGAAAGGTAAATATATGATTTCCGAAGATCTCTTTGTTTTAATAGAAACCGTCCTGCTTTATCTATCATAAAAAATAGCAAGTTGTAGGTTATGTTTTCCGTACTCGTTCTGTATGTTTACACGCAGAGTAGGCTAATTCCGCATTAAACATGAATTTGATTAATGTAGAGACTGGTTTACGTATATCCCTTTTTCAAATTACCAATATAAACCTTTTCCAAGTTTTAGTTTAAGTCAATTGGGAATCTAACCCGTTTTTGTATCTATGATTTTTATCCTAGCCAACCCCCTCTCttgaaaataattcttaaaaacCAAGTTCCAGAGGGTTGAAAATTTAGAGGCAATTTGATATAACCGTTAGGCGCAGATTCattcctacatgtacattatggACGAATGTAAAAATATACAGATCTGAATTAAACCATTTATGTAAATCTGTCaatcttgaaaaaaatatgcataGTTTTCTTATGAAGTAGACACCGTAGTCCAATATGTCTTTGTTAACGGACCATTCAACATGGAATGCTTGCTTCTCCTTGGCACCCGATTCAATatctggtatttccaggggaCCATGTTTGCTGCAAGCGCAGCCACATTCAGACATaagcggatccagaaattttccACCCCATGAAagtttatcttcacctttttaaaaataagataaacatTAAAGCAAATATTGAACAATATACTCTGTATTCTgataaaatagatatattaCTATAATACAATACGCACGGTTATCAACGGATTTAGTGCAATGTAAAACAGCTCTAATTCGAGACGACTTTATTTAGCCATTTAGTAGTGATGAACTTGTTCGCGAgattattttgaataaatacaAGATACATTAAGGAACTGGTTCGCTGAGAGAAATATTCTTGCAAACCTcgttaaatgaataaaaattggtTTATAGTATATGTCGATGTCGTTTAACACCATTTGTTACAGGTAAATCAGGGGATTGGAAGAATTGGCTGAAAGTTGCCCAGAGTGAGGCAGTGGATGCATCGGTGGAGGAAGCAAAAATCCCTCTGGAAATCAAGTACACCTAAAGACGATGAAAATGAGATGTTGGATGAagacaaaatcaaaattaatacatttaGAGAACAGTGAGACATTGCATGAAATTTTGGCAGAAAGAGATAGATAGGAAACAAATCTGCCTGAAGTTACAACAGAACACGTGGAAT belongs to Ostrea edulis chromosome 7, xbOstEdul1.1, whole genome shotgun sequence and includes:
- the LOC125657071 gene encoding sulfotransferase 1B1-like translates to MSRKDIKDPSGKVVMQVVEYDGFQFPIRLIGDIVEQLKQLNDMPFTNSDVCVVSYPKSGTNWCYEVVGMLRNKSSEYHDKMPPLLEMFPIEKLKQVPDGIYASHLTPRHMPKDFMAKKCKIIHIYRNPKDVCVSFFNFIKKTKAGELMKDMEFDVFFDMYITGQLSRGSWAGYVKEWTNFQEENPSYPLLNLCYEDMKKDLKAHVNKVADFLELDTSDELISEIANKCEFKAMSAYKNSNVPASLSMMTDVKDKHILYRKGKSGDWKNWLKVAQSEAVDASVEEAKIPLEIKYT